Proteins encoded within one genomic window of Gambusia affinis linkage group LG23, SWU_Gaff_1.0, whole genome shotgun sequence:
- the LOC122826623 gene encoding FYVE, RhoGEF and PH domain-containing protein 4-like isoform X2, translating into MKSPFKSLATPKPAHLQRFQKTGQDQACHPTLDTVKPQQGNDTTNRDCRICISCVSPQTCQGSPSPAIAKGGTFLNPVSAEHPGLAQGVPYLSSGLVSRSPSPAKTSTQGRSPLRETGHGPAKLSPRNRSPLMAKLRTPSPVQKKMGSFSPAKSSKSWLGLHRISSEKLEKREKKAEKSLSVPDLIAYMDETRIPPEKAACSPLRSANGNGHGVNTKTPDTCKPSTTDGDRLCSKSTELSPGQQNGEIQERVESTENLLDEGKALRGRASRYSCEWNKANAREESCRLVSQADNNEEDEKMNESGGSESKSEDDKEQKLYRIANELLQTERMYVARLHLVDQIFCLRLTQEADRGSFPPDVIKNIFSNISSIYSFHSQFLLPDLENCIMHWHESPGLGKALLQHAPFLRMYADYIRNFDRAIALVRTWTERSSAFRNIIHDIQSQELCGNLTLQHHMLEPVQRVPRYEMLLKDYLKKLPEDDPDYELANKSLEAISMAAIHSNSAIHKAENLKRLLEIYEMVGEEEVVNPANEFLKEGRLLKLAARNTSAMERHLFLFNNFLLCCCAKFSLVGQRFTVRCRIGVDGMQTQQTTNEDHSYTFQVSGKEKTLELQASSEQERDDWIKAIQEAIDVFQKKNETLKLASKEPTEETELGRRAPRWIRDNEVAQCMTCQEPFNALTRRRHHCRACGHVVCWKCSDNKVALEYDGNRLNKVCKACYSVLAGQRAERMERKKRRMLECEAYPGSMDCVLSGFLQYGDNATIWQEVWCILSGTHPPFFHVYNSPQDEKPLLTVPLLSCVIEELQDQNHFSLKQSNTSHVFSCDDLDVKQNWLTVLKLAVMRSL; encoded by the exons aTGAAATCTCCTTTCAAGTCTCTAG CGACTCCTAAACCAGCTCACCTTCAGAGGTTCCAGAAGACTGGGCAAGATCAAGCCTGCCATCCTACTTTGGACACAGTAAAACCTCAACAAGGAAATGACACAACCAACAGAGACTGTAGAATCTGCATTTCCTGTGTTAGCCCACAGACTTGTCAAGGATCACCCAGTCCAGCCATAGCTAAAGGAGGCACCTTTTTGAATCCGGTCTCTGCGGAACATCCCGGTCTGGCTCAGGGGGTTCCATACCTTTCAAGCGGTTTAGTTTCAAGATCTCCAAGTCCGGCTAAGACGAGCACTCAGGGTCGTAGTCCACTGAGGGAGACGGGCCACGGCCCTGCTAAGCTGTCCCCAAGAAACCGTAGCCCTCTCATGGCAAAGCTGCGCACCCCGAGCCCCGTTCAGAAGAAGATGGGCAGCTTTAGCCCTGCCAAGAGCTCCAAGTCGTGGCTGGGCCTGCACAGAATCTCAAGTGAGAAGCTGGAGAAACGAGAGAAGAAGGCAGAAAAATCTTTAAGTGTGCCTGATCTAATTGCCTACATGGATGAAACCAG GATTCCTCCTGAAAAAGCTGCTTGCTCTCCTCTAAGATCAGCTAATGGCAATGGGCACGGTGTCAACACCAAGACCCCAGATACCTGTAAGCCAAGTACCACAGATGGAGACCGTCTTTGCAGTAAAAGCACTGAACTTTCCCCAGGACAACAAAATGGTGAAATACAGGAGAGAGTAGAGTCAACAGAAAATCTATTGGATGAAGGCAAGGCACTCAGAGGACGTGCTAGCAGGTATTCCTGTGAGTGGAATAAAGCGAACGCAAGAGAAGAGAGCTGTCGCCTGGTTTCACAAGCTGACAATAACGAGGAAGACGAGAAGATGAACGAAAGTGGAGGAAGTGAGTCGAAAAGTGAAGATGACAAAGAACAGAAATTATACAGGATAGCTAATGAGCTCCTGCAGACAGAGAGGATGTATGTGGCCCGCCTCCACCTTGTCGACCAG ATCTTCTGCTTACGGCTTACACAAGAAGCTGATCGCGGCTCATTTCCTCCTGACGTCATAAAAAATATCTTCTCCAACATATCGTCCATCTACTCATTCCACAGCCAGTTCCTACTGCCTGATCTGGAAAACTGCATCATGCACTG GCATGAAAGCCCTGGTTTGGGTAAAGCGCTCCTGCAGCACGCACCCTTCCTGAGGATGTATGCTGACTACATCAGGAACTTTGACCGAGCCATAGCACTGGTCAGAACGTGGACCGAACGCTCGTCTGCCTTCAGAAACATCATCCATGACATCCAG AGTCAGGAATTGTGTGGCAACCTCACCCTGCAGCACCACATGCTGGAGCCAGTCCAGAGGGTTCCACGCTATGAGATGCTGCTGAAGGATTACTTGAAGAAGCTTCCTGAAGATGACCCAGATTATGAGCTTGCTAATA AGTCCTTGGAGGCCATTTCTATGGCAGCAATTCACTCAAACAGCGCCATCCACAAAGCC GAGAACCTGAAACGGCTTCTGGAGATTTATGAGATGGTCGGAGAAGAAGAAGTGGTCAACCCAGCTAACGAATTTCTCAAAGAAGGTCGCCTGCTGAAACTCGCTGCCAGGAACACGTCGGCTATGGAGAGACATCTGTTCTTG TTTAACAACTTCTTGCTGTGCTGCTGCGCAAAGTTCAGCCTGGTTGGTCAGCGGTTTACTGTCCGCTGCAGGATCGGTGTGGACGGCATGCAAACGCAACAGACTACCAATGAAGACCACTCGTACACTTTCCAGGTCTCTGGCAAGGAAAAGACTCTGGAGCTACAGGCCAG CTCTGAGCAGGAGCGAGACGACTGGATAAAG GCGATTCAGGAAGCCATTGATGTGTTTCAGAAGAAAAACGAAACCTTAAAATTGGCTTCTAAAGAACCTACAGAAGAAACT GAACTTGGCCGACGAGCCCCTCGCTGGATCAGAGACAATGAGGTGGCCCAGTGTATGACATGCCAGGAGCCTTTCAATGCACTCACCAGGAGAAGGCATCACTGCCGTGCCTGTGGCCAC GTGGTGTGTTGGAAGTGTTCAGACAACAAAGTGGCGTTGGAGTACGACGGCAACAGGCTGAACAAAGTGTGCAAAGCTTGTTACTCCGTCCTGGCTGGCCAGAGAGCCGAGAGGATGGAGCgaaaaaagagaagaatgtTGGAG TGTGAAGCATATCCAGGATCAATGGACTGTGTTCTGAGTGGGTTCCTACAGTATGGGGACAACGCCACGATTTGGCAAGAAGTGTGGTGCATTCTCAGTGGGACTCATCCTCCATTTTTCCATGTGTACAATTCTCCACAG GATGAGAAGCCCCTGCTCACTGTACCGTTACTCAGCTGTGTGATCGAGGAGCTGCAGGATCAGAACCATTTCAGTCTCAAACAGTCCAACACCAGCCACGTGTTCTCCTGCGACGATCTGGATGTGAAACAGAACTGGTTGACCGTACTTAAATTGGCCGTGATGAGAAGTTTGTGA
- the LOC122826623 gene encoding FYVE, RhoGEF and PH domain-containing protein 4-like isoform X1 — MFDLKKRNSLTLTGTREPEEFRRVAIRRKDKGATGNNLDSDGDSGACVAYSCGRAQDTFSGTKPNPEPNTNEDFENRKSMKSPFKSLATPKPAHLQRFQKTGQDQACHPTLDTVKPQQGNDTTNRDCRICISCVSPQTCQGSPSPAIAKGGTFLNPVSAEHPGLAQGVPYLSSGLVSRSPSPAKTSTQGRSPLRETGHGPAKLSPRNRSPLMAKLRTPSPVQKKMGSFSPAKSSKSWLGLHRISSEKLEKREKKAEKSLSVPDLIAYMDETRIPPEKAACSPLRSANGNGHGVNTKTPDTCKPSTTDGDRLCSKSTELSPGQQNGEIQERVESTENLLDEGKALRGRASRYSCEWNKANAREESCRLVSQADNNEEDEKMNESGGSESKSEDDKEQKLYRIANELLQTERMYVARLHLVDQIFCLRLTQEADRGSFPPDVIKNIFSNISSIYSFHSQFLLPDLENCIMHWHESPGLGKALLQHAPFLRMYADYIRNFDRAIALVRTWTERSSAFRNIIHDIQSQELCGNLTLQHHMLEPVQRVPRYEMLLKDYLKKLPEDDPDYELANKSLEAISMAAIHSNSAIHKAENLKRLLEIYEMVGEEEVVNPANEFLKEGRLLKLAARNTSAMERHLFLFNNFLLCCCAKFSLVGQRFTVRCRIGVDGMQTQQTTNEDHSYTFQVSGKEKTLELQASSEQERDDWIKAIQEAIDVFQKKNETLKLASKEPTEETELGRRAPRWIRDNEVAQCMTCQEPFNALTRRRHHCRACGHVVCWKCSDNKVALEYDGNRLNKVCKACYSVLAGQRAERMERKKRRMLECEAYPGSMDCVLSGFLQYGDNATIWQEVWCILSGTHPPFFHVYNSPQDEKPLLTVPLLSCVIEELQDQNHFSLKQSNTSHVFSCDDLDVKQNWLTVLKLAVMRSL, encoded by the exons ATGTTCGacttgaagaaaagaaacagtctGACTCTGACAGGAACCCGTGAGCCAGAGGAATTTAGACGAGTGGCAATCCGACGGAAAGACAAAGGTGCGACAGGGAACAACCTTGATTCAG atgGGGACAGCGGAGCGTGCGTTGCTTACAGCTGTGGCCGTGCTCAGGACACTTTCTCTGGAACAAAACCAAACCCTGAACCTAATACGAATGAGGATTttgaaaacaggaaatcaaTGAAATCTCCTTTCAAGTCTCTAG CGACTCCTAAACCAGCTCACCTTCAGAGGTTCCAGAAGACTGGGCAAGATCAAGCCTGCCATCCTACTTTGGACACAGTAAAACCTCAACAAGGAAATGACACAACCAACAGAGACTGTAGAATCTGCATTTCCTGTGTTAGCCCACAGACTTGTCAAGGATCACCCAGTCCAGCCATAGCTAAAGGAGGCACCTTTTTGAATCCGGTCTCTGCGGAACATCCCGGTCTGGCTCAGGGGGTTCCATACCTTTCAAGCGGTTTAGTTTCAAGATCTCCAAGTCCGGCTAAGACGAGCACTCAGGGTCGTAGTCCACTGAGGGAGACGGGCCACGGCCCTGCTAAGCTGTCCCCAAGAAACCGTAGCCCTCTCATGGCAAAGCTGCGCACCCCGAGCCCCGTTCAGAAGAAGATGGGCAGCTTTAGCCCTGCCAAGAGCTCCAAGTCGTGGCTGGGCCTGCACAGAATCTCAAGTGAGAAGCTGGAGAAACGAGAGAAGAAGGCAGAAAAATCTTTAAGTGTGCCTGATCTAATTGCCTACATGGATGAAACCAG GATTCCTCCTGAAAAAGCTGCTTGCTCTCCTCTAAGATCAGCTAATGGCAATGGGCACGGTGTCAACACCAAGACCCCAGATACCTGTAAGCCAAGTACCACAGATGGAGACCGTCTTTGCAGTAAAAGCACTGAACTTTCCCCAGGACAACAAAATGGTGAAATACAGGAGAGAGTAGAGTCAACAGAAAATCTATTGGATGAAGGCAAGGCACTCAGAGGACGTGCTAGCAGGTATTCCTGTGAGTGGAATAAAGCGAACGCAAGAGAAGAGAGCTGTCGCCTGGTTTCACAAGCTGACAATAACGAGGAAGACGAGAAGATGAACGAAAGTGGAGGAAGTGAGTCGAAAAGTGAAGATGACAAAGAACAGAAATTATACAGGATAGCTAATGAGCTCCTGCAGACAGAGAGGATGTATGTGGCCCGCCTCCACCTTGTCGACCAG ATCTTCTGCTTACGGCTTACACAAGAAGCTGATCGCGGCTCATTTCCTCCTGACGTCATAAAAAATATCTTCTCCAACATATCGTCCATCTACTCATTCCACAGCCAGTTCCTACTGCCTGATCTGGAAAACTGCATCATGCACTG GCATGAAAGCCCTGGTTTGGGTAAAGCGCTCCTGCAGCACGCACCCTTCCTGAGGATGTATGCTGACTACATCAGGAACTTTGACCGAGCCATAGCACTGGTCAGAACGTGGACCGAACGCTCGTCTGCCTTCAGAAACATCATCCATGACATCCAG AGTCAGGAATTGTGTGGCAACCTCACCCTGCAGCACCACATGCTGGAGCCAGTCCAGAGGGTTCCACGCTATGAGATGCTGCTGAAGGATTACTTGAAGAAGCTTCCTGAAGATGACCCAGATTATGAGCTTGCTAATA AGTCCTTGGAGGCCATTTCTATGGCAGCAATTCACTCAAACAGCGCCATCCACAAAGCC GAGAACCTGAAACGGCTTCTGGAGATTTATGAGATGGTCGGAGAAGAAGAAGTGGTCAACCCAGCTAACGAATTTCTCAAAGAAGGTCGCCTGCTGAAACTCGCTGCCAGGAACACGTCGGCTATGGAGAGACATCTGTTCTTG TTTAACAACTTCTTGCTGTGCTGCTGCGCAAAGTTCAGCCTGGTTGGTCAGCGGTTTACTGTCCGCTGCAGGATCGGTGTGGACGGCATGCAAACGCAACAGACTACCAATGAAGACCACTCGTACACTTTCCAGGTCTCTGGCAAGGAAAAGACTCTGGAGCTACAGGCCAG CTCTGAGCAGGAGCGAGACGACTGGATAAAG GCGATTCAGGAAGCCATTGATGTGTTTCAGAAGAAAAACGAAACCTTAAAATTGGCTTCTAAAGAACCTACAGAAGAAACT GAACTTGGCCGACGAGCCCCTCGCTGGATCAGAGACAATGAGGTGGCCCAGTGTATGACATGCCAGGAGCCTTTCAATGCACTCACCAGGAGAAGGCATCACTGCCGTGCCTGTGGCCAC GTGGTGTGTTGGAAGTGTTCAGACAACAAAGTGGCGTTGGAGTACGACGGCAACAGGCTGAACAAAGTGTGCAAAGCTTGTTACTCCGTCCTGGCTGGCCAGAGAGCCGAGAGGATGGAGCgaaaaaagagaagaatgtTGGAG TGTGAAGCATATCCAGGATCAATGGACTGTGTTCTGAGTGGGTTCCTACAGTATGGGGACAACGCCACGATTTGGCAAGAAGTGTGGTGCATTCTCAGTGGGACTCATCCTCCATTTTTCCATGTGTACAATTCTCCACAG GATGAGAAGCCCCTGCTCACTGTACCGTTACTCAGCTGTGTGATCGAGGAGCTGCAGGATCAGAACCATTTCAGTCTCAAACAGTCCAACACCAGCCACGTGTTCTCCTGCGACGATCTGGATGTGAAACAGAACTGGTTGACCGTACTTAAATTGGCCGTGATGAGAAGTTTGTGA